Proteins encoded by one window of Mastacembelus armatus chromosome 23, fMasArm1.2, whole genome shotgun sequence:
- the LOC113142284 gene encoding tetraspanin-8-like, with amino-acid sequence MGKINGCLKCLFIFFNMVFLIIGCLLIFAAVKSTVYSAQLSAAGGPSLTWIWVFAIGFLVVSSLGIYAGFSENPLALKVFAGFMGFGMVIMMIIGIVIVVMRNKIKEAFDSSLAQTAKSYIEDKDLRGILEGLQESAGCCGVVNAKDWGDTIPDSCQCQSPSSPVGCKPRPEGTRGPERIYQESCGDVIFDIINLLFKVFMAFFFAFAVIALLGLLISLLMLHQVKTRDATGGAFVAMKGY; translated from the exons ATGGGGAAAATTAATGGATGTCTCAAGTGcctctttattttcttcaatATGGTGTTTCTG ATCATTGGATGCCTGCTGATCTTTGCGGCGGTGAAGTCCACTGTGTACAGTGCACAG CTGTCGGCAGCAGGGGGCCCCAGCCTGACGTGGATTTGGGTGTTTGCCATCGGCTTCTTGGTAGTTTCATCTCTGGGAATCTACGCGGGCTTTTCTGAGAATCCCCTCGCCCTCAAAGTT TTTGCAGGTTTCATGGGGTTTGGGATGGTCATCATGATGATCATTGGCATCGTGATCGTTGTCATGCGGAATAAG attAAAGAAGCCTTCGACAGTTCCTTAGCTCAAACTGCCAAGTCTTACATTGAAGACAAGGACCTTAGAGGGATACTCGAAGGACTACAAGAATCT GCAGGGTGCTGTGGAGTGGTGAATGCTAAAGACTGGGGTGATACAATCCCCGACTCCTGTCAGTGCCAGTCTCCAAGCAGCCCAGTTGGATGTAAACCAAGACCTGAG GGCACCAGAGGCCCAGAGCGAATCTACCAAGAG AGCTGTGGTGACGTGATCTTTGACATCATCAACTTACTTTTCAAGGTCTTCATGGCCTTCTTCTTTGCATTTGCTGTCATTGCA CTGCTGGGCCTCCTGATCTCCCTCCTGATGCTCCATCAGGTCAAGACTCGTGACGCCACAGGAGGAGCGTTCGTTGCCATGAAGGGCTACTAA